A single Candoia aspera isolate rCanAsp1 chromosome 5, rCanAsp1.hap2, whole genome shotgun sequence DNA region contains:
- the LOC134499319 gene encoding dicarboxylate carrier SLC25A8-like, whose amino-acid sequence MVGFKPSEVPPTAAVKFLGAGTAACIADLITFPLDTAKVRLQIQGEKTPCVSPKAVEYRGVFGTMATMVRNEGPKSLYSGLVAGLQRQMSFASVRIGLYDSVKHFYTKGSEHVGVGSRLLAGCTTGAMAVMVAQPTDVVKVRFQAQVRTGGGRRYQGTLDAYKTIAKEEGLRGLWKGTFPNVSRNAIVNCAELVTYDLIKDTLLKYRLMTDNIPCHFLSAFGAGFCTTIIASPVDVVKTRYMNSAPNQYGSALICALVMLRAEGPLAFYKGFTPSFLRLGSWNVVMFVTYEQLKRALMAARGSWGTPS is encoded by the exons ATGGTTGGATTCAAGCCCTCAGAGGTCCCCCCAACAGCCGCCGTCAAGTTTCTGGGAGCCGGGACGGCAGCCTGCATCGCGGACCTCATCACCTTCCCCCTCGATACGGCAAAGGTCCGGTTACAG ATCCAGGGAGAGAAGACGCCGTGTGTCAGCCCCAAAGCGGTGGAGTACCGGGGGGTCTTTGGCACCATGGCCACGATGGTGAGGAATGAGGGGCCCAAGAGCCTCTACAGCGGCCTGGTGGCCGGGCTGCAGCGCCAGATGAGCTTCGCCTCGGTCCGTATCGGGCTGTACGACTCGGTGAAGCACTTCTACACCAAAGGCTCAGAGC ATGTTGGGGTGGGCAGCCGGCTTCTTGCTGGTTGCACCACAGGAGCGATGGCGGTGATGGTGGCCCAGCCCACAGACGTGGTGAAAGTGAGGTTCCAGGCCCAGGTCCGGACGGGAGGTGGCAGGCGGTACCAGGGGACCTTGGATGCGTACAAGACCATTGCCAAGGAAGAGGGGCTCAGAGGCCTGTGGAAAG GGACATTTCCCAATGTATCCCGAAACGCCATTGTGAATTGTGCTGAACTGGTGACCTATGATCTCATCAAGGATACCCTTCTGAAATACCGTCTCATGACAG ACAACATCCCCTGCCATTTTCTCTCTGCCTTTGGGGCTGGTTTCTGCACTACCATTATTGCCTCCCCGGTGGACGTTGTGAAAACCAGGTACATGAATTCCGCTCCCAACCAGTACGGAAGTGCCCTGATATGTGCCCTGGTGATGCTTCGCGCCGAGGGACCACTGGCTTTCTACAAAGG CTTTACACCCTCGTTTCTTCGGCTGGGTTCCTGGAACGTGGTGATGTTTGTGACCTACGAACAGCTGAAGCGTGCCCTGATGGCAGCCCGGGGATCGTGGGGGACCCCATCGTGA